In Leptospira sp. WS58.C1, a single genomic region encodes these proteins:
- a CDS encoding DCC1-like thiol-disulfide oxidoreductase family protein, protein MEKNIFLYDGDCGFCSGLASRLSEISLDKNIKFVSFRGLSTQDLKELHPSLEPKFVAGNVQLISGNMRYPGFFAVRKLSHSLKGWRWVSPLLYLPLVPLLGMIVMNLLKSIRSKV, encoded by the coding sequence ATGGAAAAGAATATTTTTTTATACGATGGAGACTGCGGTTTTTGTTCCGGTCTCGCCTCCCGCTTGTCTGAAATATCCTTAGACAAAAACATAAAATTCGTGAGTTTTAGAGGTCTTTCTACCCAGGATCTAAAAGAACTGCATCCAAGTTTAGAGCCTAAATTCGTAGCAGGGAATGTACAATTGATCTCCGGAAACATGAGATATCCCGGATTTTTTGCGGTCCGAAAACTTTCTCATTCTTTAAAAGGTTGGAGATGGGTTTCTCCGCTTCTCTATCTTCCCTTGGTCCCTCTGCTCGGGATGATTGTGATGAATCTATTAAAATCGATTCGATCCAAGGTTTAG
- a CDS encoding HAD family hydrolase, protein MIVLLMDWNPKRIRALAFDVDGTLFSSEGIILETYAEAIRRFSTNSRIPLEVPNRDRIMLEIGKPVKTIFLNLVPQLKESERDQISDSVLELLVSKIRQGEGEFYPKVKETVTSLKNKGYLILAASNGRRPYVETILEVAGILPLFDPIVVLDNEKIKTKPDIVAKYIRDYSFSPDEILMIGDRSSDHEAARKNGSPFAFCAYGHAPEGEIPDWEVSLAQLEDLDRIF, encoded by the coding sequence ATGATTGTATTGCTAATGGATTGGAATCCCAAACGGATCCGCGCACTTGCCTTCGATGTGGACGGAACCCTATTTTCTTCGGAAGGAATCATTTTAGAAACCTATGCGGAAGCAATCCGCAGATTTTCTACGAACTCTCGGATCCCACTCGAGGTCCCGAATCGGGACAGGATCATGCTAGAGATCGGAAAACCGGTCAAAACCATCTTTTTGAACCTGGTTCCACAACTCAAAGAGTCCGAAAGAGACCAGATCTCCGACTCCGTTCTGGAACTTTTAGTGTCTAAGATCCGACAAGGAGAAGGTGAATTCTACCCTAAGGTCAAAGAAACAGTCACTTCCCTCAAAAATAAGGGCTATCTCATCTTAGCTGCCTCGAATGGCAGAAGGCCCTATGTAGAAACCATCCTGGAAGTCGCAGGGATCCTGCCCTTATTCGATCCGATTGTGGTCCTGGATAATGAGAAGATCAAAACCAAACCGGATATCGTCGCCAAATACATCCGAGATTATTCCTTTTCTCCTGACGAGATCTTGATGATCGGGGACAGAAGTTCCGACCATGAAGCGGCTCGCAAAAACGGAAGCCCATTTGCGTTCTGCGCCTATGGCCACGCTCCTGAGGGAGAAATCCCGGACTGGGAAGTGAGTCTGGCCCAATTGGAAGACCTGGATCGAATATTCTGA
- a CDS encoding D-alanine--D-alanine ligase, with translation MNSHSPSVLIVADIQSSDMNPKDAQEWEDINSVQEIKRTLEELREKVEIIEFPSKLLQKLSDYSSLEPGDRPVLFHLVEGFRSRNREALLPGLAEYFGFPHTGSDVYAQSLSLDKHLSKLFCGSAGVPTSPWMIWEKEFVEDTTSRSNRPRNMDSLADQKEVRNLPRNSDSTFRGARLPKESEFPVFFKPRFEGSSLGVGEENRINDKAALDQFLQTKFQEYSSWICESYLPGEEWTLAVIGSPTFGYKASQVARIGLENSSESLYGEITKTKLSMPEKLYFDLEKERSEYIQKNSLELCKLLQTSGAVRLDWKADSEGKPMFLEWNLTPGLSSYYSSFPICYSKSFGTYSDLMKELLEIAREEFLTERFLYSKLKIEKQTSGIDG, from the coding sequence ATGAATTCACATTCTCCTTCCGTTTTGATCGTAGCAGATATCCAAAGTTCTGATATGAATCCAAAAGATGCGCAAGAATGGGAAGATATAAATTCAGTCCAAGAGATCAAACGGACTCTCGAAGAGTTACGGGAGAAAGTGGAAATCATTGAATTTCCGTCGAAGCTACTACAAAAACTCTCCGATTATTCTTCCTTAGAGCCCGGGGATCGACCTGTTCTATTCCATTTGGTAGAAGGTTTCCGCTCTCGGAATAGAGAGGCTTTACTTCCGGGGCTTGCGGAATATTTCGGATTTCCGCATACCGGTTCGGATGTCTATGCCCAGAGTCTGAGCTTGGACAAACATCTTTCTAAACTGTTTTGTGGATCTGCAGGTGTTCCTACCAGTCCCTGGATGATCTGGGAGAAGGAATTTGTCGAAGATACTACATCGCGCTCCAATAGGCCGCGGAATATGGATTCGCTCGCTGATCAGAAAGAGGTGCGGAACTTGCCACGGAATTCGGATTCCACATTCCGCGGAGCGAGACTTCCTAAGGAATCAGAATTCCCAGTATTCTTCAAACCCAGATTCGAAGGCTCTAGCTTAGGAGTGGGAGAAGAAAACCGGATCAATGACAAAGCAGCCTTGGACCAATTTCTCCAAACCAAATTCCAAGAATATTCCTCCTGGATCTGCGAATCTTATTTGCCGGGAGAAGAATGGACATTGGCAGTCATCGGTTCCCCAACGTTTGGTTACAAGGCAAGTCAGGTAGCAAGGATTGGGTTGGAAAATTCTAGCGAAAGTTTATACGGAGAAATTACCAAAACAAAGCTGAGTATGCCTGAAAAATTATATTTCGATCTGGAAAAGGAAAGATCGGAGTATATCCAAAAGAATTCATTAGAATTATGTAAACTACTCCAAACTTCCGGAGCGGTCCGATTGGATTGGAAAGCCGACTCGGAAGGCAAACCGATGTTTTTGGAATGGAATCTGACTCCCGGCTTATCTTCATATTACAGCAGTTTTCCGATCTGTTATTCGAAAAGTTTCGGAACGTATTCCGATTTGATGAAAGAATTATTGGAGATCGCGAGAGAAGAATTTTTAACGGAAAGATTTCTTTATTCCAAACTGAAAATAGAAAAACAAACGAGCGGGATCGACGGATGA
- a CDS encoding DUF3817 domain-containing protein gives MGKFFSTDIGRLRLLGFLEGSSLLLLVFVGVPLKYGLGIPDLVKIVGPIHGGLFLLFLLQTFNFSIENSWSFKERTWIVLLASSIPFGTFYVDKTILKNLSEKE, from the coding sequence ATGGGAAAGTTTTTTAGCACGGATATAGGAAGACTTAGGCTTCTAGGATTTTTAGAGGGAAGTTCTTTACTTCTACTGGTTTTCGTCGGAGTACCTCTTAAATACGGATTAGGAATCCCTGACTTAGTCAAAATAGTCGGTCCAATCCACGGAGGACTTTTTCTATTATTCCTCCTACAAACATTCAATTTCTCCATTGAAAACTCTTGGAGTTTTAAAGAAAGGACCTGGATCGTACTCTTGGCATCAAGTATCCCGTTCGGAACATTCTATGTGGATAAAACTATATTGAAAAATCTATCCGAAAAGGAATAA
- a CDS encoding heterodisulfide reductase-related iron-sulfur binding cluster: MAISQIAFHVIFTALFIVANVVFVRAVLYRLNLVFNARKANGTENFLEHKNWGFRIKSFLLNVILQKKNFKEPLRGIMHAFVFYGFVTYLLHTTSQFISGVFGYALDDPYKFTLVGSVFGETANHYYEAVLQVVSILVLVGLGFFAWRRWIQKAKGLDVHSPASAIVIGMISLLMISTLLGEGARAVGAEYANPFHDAAPIAAGIGAVWEAIGVEYSSADLVFQIMWWTHILSVFAFMLYVPTSKHAHLIFAPFNYFLQSDTPKGALSKLNLEDETAVWGVNRTEDFPWPNLLDGLSCIECGRCQVQCPANRTGKVLNPKAIIVELKHALMDKMPEVVKIRETNPEGAADAVAALDTAVIGKYEGLSEEALWGCTTCYACVEACPVGNNQVNAIMEMRRHLVLVESNFPAELQGAFVNMENNSNPWGVAAHSRADWAEGLGVKTMAEDSNVDVLYWVGCAGAFDDRNKRIAQSFVKIMQKADVKFGILGTEEGCSGDSARRGGNEYLYQTLAQANVDTMNGYNVKKVVTACPHCYNTIKNEYPQFGGNFEVVHHSEFINELAKDGKIDVGVAEDANAGKYTYHDSCYIGRYNDNYENPRDLVKKVSGGKLAEPVDHHTKGLCCGAGGAQMWMEEHGERVNFKRSNQLLDTGATTIATACPFCITMITDGVKQEGKIEEVKVKDIAELVAENLK, translated from the coding sequence ATGGCCATTTCTCAAATCGCCTTCCACGTGATCTTCACGGCTCTGTTTATCGTAGCAAATGTTGTGTTCGTTCGTGCCGTTCTCTACAGATTAAATCTTGTATTTAATGCTAGAAAGGCTAATGGAACCGAAAACTTCCTGGAACACAAAAACTGGGGATTCCGGATCAAAAGTTTCCTACTAAACGTAATCTTACAAAAAAAGAACTTCAAAGAACCATTACGCGGTATCATGCACGCATTCGTATTTTACGGATTCGTCACTTACCTACTGCATACAACCAGTCAGTTCATCTCCGGTGTATTTGGATATGCGTTGGATGATCCATACAAATTCACCTTAGTAGGAAGTGTATTCGGAGAAACTGCGAACCATTATTACGAAGCAGTCCTCCAAGTGGTTTCCATCTTAGTATTAGTGGGACTCGGATTCTTCGCATGGAGACGTTGGATCCAAAAAGCAAAAGGGTTAGATGTTCATTCACCTGCTTCTGCAATCGTAATCGGAATGATCTCCCTACTCATGATCTCTACCCTATTGGGAGAAGGAGCAAGAGCAGTCGGTGCAGAATACGCAAACCCATTCCATGATGCGGCTCCAATTGCAGCAGGTATCGGAGCAGTTTGGGAAGCGATCGGTGTGGAATATTCTTCCGCTGACTTGGTTTTCCAAATCATGTGGTGGACCCATATTCTTTCCGTATTCGCGTTCATGTTGTATGTTCCGACATCCAAACACGCACACTTGATCTTCGCTCCATTTAACTATTTCCTGCAATCGGATACTCCGAAAGGCGCTCTTTCCAAATTAAATTTGGAAGATGAGACCGCTGTTTGGGGAGTGAATAGAACGGAAGATTTCCCATGGCCGAACCTTCTAGACGGACTTTCTTGTATCGAGTGCGGTCGTTGTCAGGTGCAATGTCCTGCGAACCGTACAGGAAAAGTTTTGAACCCTAAAGCGATCATCGTGGAATTAAAACATGCGCTTATGGACAAAATGCCGGAAGTGGTCAAGATCAGAGAGACCAATCCGGAAGGCGCTGCCGATGCAGTTGCCGCACTAGACACCGCTGTCATTGGAAAATACGAGGGCCTCTCCGAAGAAGCTCTTTGGGGATGTACTACTTGTTACGCATGTGTCGAAGCTTGCCCAGTTGGAAACAACCAAGTAAACGCGATCATGGAAATGAGAAGACATTTGGTGCTTGTCGAGTCCAACTTCCCTGCCGAATTACAAGGTGCATTCGTAAACATGGAAAACAACTCCAACCCTTGGGGTGTTGCCGCGCACTCCAGAGCGGATTGGGCGGAAGGTCTTGGTGTAAAAACCATGGCAGAAGATTCCAATGTGGACGTTCTATACTGGGTAGGTTGTGCGGGAGCTTTTGACGATCGTAACAAAAGGATCGCTCAATCTTTCGTAAAAATTATGCAGAAGGCCGACGTTAAGTTCGGTATCTTAGGAACGGAAGAAGGATGTTCCGGAGATTCCGCACGTAGAGGTGGTAACGAATATCTCTACCAGACACTCGCACAGGCAAACGTGGACACAATGAACGGATACAATGTGAAAAAGGTTGTAACCGCTTGTCCTCACTGCTATAACACGATTAAGAATGAATATCCTCAGTTCGGCGGAAACTTCGAAGTGGTTCACCACTCCGAGTTCATCAACGAACTTGCTAAAGACGGAAAGATCGATGTAGGCGTCGCAGAAGATGCAAATGCAGGTAAGTATACCTACCACGACTCTTGTTATATCGGAAGGTATAACGACAACTACGAGAACCCAAGAGACCTGGTCAAAAAGGTATCCGGTGGAAAACTCGCAGAACCTGTCGACCACCACACAAAAGGACTCTGCTGCGGTGCAGGTGGAGCTCAAATGTGGATGGAAGAGCATGGCGAAAGGGTCAACTTCAAAAGATCCAATCAGCTTCTGGATACCGGAGCGACTACGATCGCGACCGCTTGTCCTTTCTGTATCACTATGATCACAGACGGTGTAAAACAAGAAGGAAAGATCGAAGAGGTAAAAGTAAAAGATATCGCGGAGTTAGTCGCGGAAAACTTGAAATAA
- a CDS encoding iron-containing redox enzyme family protein: MKTFREELIDQVRYHPVLTANRWLEEKEERMEKSDLLLWLKQEYFVSVDFVNWFLNTAALTNFVPSKIVIVQNIWEELGEGKEEDSHVSILRKFLYEMGEAVTQEDILPETKAYLDLMKRITTTDFYSALGALGPANEYLLKLEYSRMYKSYSDLKSRITLPEGKFFQVNLEADESHSEKMFRLIESVATDPEKMQKVREGSKLALDARLVFYEGLKKTVSQLSR, translated from the coding sequence ATGAAAACGTTTCGAGAAGAATTGATAGACCAGGTTCGATACCACCCCGTATTGACTGCAAATCGATGGTTGGAGGAAAAAGAAGAAAGGATGGAAAAGTCCGACCTTCTTCTTTGGTTGAAGCAGGAATATTTTGTATCGGTAGATTTCGTGAATTGGTTCTTAAACACTGCCGCTCTCACCAATTTTGTGCCTTCTAAGATAGTTATAGTACAAAATATCTGGGAAGAATTGGGGGAAGGAAAAGAAGAAGATTCACATGTTTCTATCCTTAGAAAGTTTCTCTACGAGATGGGTGAGGCAGTCACTCAGGAGGATATACTTCCGGAAACAAAAGCTTATCTGGATCTGATGAAAAGAATTACGACAACCGATTTTTATTCCGCCCTGGGAGCGCTTGGACCGGCAAATGAGTATCTTCTAAAATTGGAATATTCCAGAATGTATAAGTCTTATTCTGATCTGAAGTCCAGGATTACGCTTCCCGAAGGAAAATTTTTCCAAGTGAATCTGGAAGCCGACGAATCTCATTCTGAAAAAATGTTTAGGCTGATAGAATCCGTGGCAACGGATCCTGAAAAAATGCAAAAAGTAAGAGAAGGATCTAAACTTGCATTGGATGCACGTTTAGTATTTTATGAAGGTCTAAAGAAGACGGTGTCTCAGCTCTCTCGCTAA
- the mqnC gene encoding cyclic dehypoxanthinyl futalosine synthase: MSRIFPNHPTDSILEKALDGERISPGEALELYESGDHLKIMATARTLRERILPNTSASYTMFRVVNYTNYCNVECNFCSFMDEIGNGKGYVLSKEEILEKMDYAVSEGADQMFLQGGVYPDLPFDYYLDVISAVKSKYPEMHIRAFSPVEIINLEKITGKSLFEVLQILKSVGLDSVPGAGAEILTDRMRNIISPKKATTEEWVRAMETCHEAGLPGSANIVFGSEETKEEVIEHLTVVRNLQDRTGGFLSFIPWTFQPQTKRFKVRAVSTQEYLKVLGICRIFLDNIKHIETSVMVLGKGVGQLALTSGADDISSVVIEENVLRSFGLKTEKEAVKFLKEGGFTPKRRDLLYNYERYEGRELSAV, translated from the coding sequence ATGAGCCGAATATTCCCAAATCATCCCACAGATTCCATATTAGAAAAAGCCTTAGATGGAGAACGAATTTCTCCGGGGGAGGCATTGGAGCTGTATGAATCCGGAGACCATCTTAAAATTATGGCGACCGCTAGGACCTTGAGAGAGAGGATTCTGCCAAATACGAGTGCAAGCTACACGATGTTTCGAGTAGTGAATTATACGAATTATTGTAACGTAGAATGTAACTTCTGCTCCTTCATGGACGAGATCGGTAATGGAAAAGGGTACGTTCTTTCTAAAGAAGAAATATTAGAAAAAATGGATTATGCCGTTTCGGAAGGAGCGGACCAAATGTTTTTGCAAGGCGGTGTGTATCCGGATTTGCCTTTCGATTATTATTTGGATGTGATCTCTGCCGTAAAATCCAAATACCCCGAGATGCATATCCGTGCGTTCTCTCCTGTTGAAATTATCAATTTAGAAAAGATCACAGGTAAATCTTTATTCGAAGTTTTGCAAATTTTGAAGTCTGTCGGTTTGGATTCCGTTCCCGGAGCAGGCGCTGAAATTTTAACGGATAGAATGAGAAACATCATCTCTCCTAAAAAAGCCACCACCGAAGAGTGGGTTCGTGCGATGGAAACCTGTCATGAAGCGGGACTCCCGGGAAGCGCCAATATCGTGTTCGGTTCCGAAGAAACCAAAGAAGAAGTTATAGAACATCTCACTGTGGTGCGTAATCTTCAGGATCGGACAGGCGGATTTCTTTCTTTTATTCCTTGGACTTTCCAACCTCAGACTAAAAGATTTAAAGTAAGAGCAGTTTCCACACAAGAGTATCTGAAAGTACTCGGGATCTGCAGGATCTTTTTAGACAATATTAAACATATTGAAACTTCCGTTATGGTGCTTGGAAAAGGTGTGGGGCAGTTGGCTCTTACGAGCGGCGCGGATGATATTTCTTCCGTAGTGATCGAGGAAAATGTGTTACGTTCCTTCGGTTTGAAGACGGAAAAAGAAGCGGTCAAATTTCTGAAAGAAGGCGGATTTACTCCCAAAAGAAGAGACCTTCTCTATAATTACGAAAGATACGAGGGAAGGGAACTTTCCGCAGTATGA
- a CDS encoding GerMN domain-containing protein, protein MPESDKLKSLLYILTGALFVLVLLDKSMGNKNNTPAGQESPSFFSRFNTIGKTNPLSPSSSENKGKQTHEQLMDQAEDEILTELMQNGESSFDESAQADSNDPEEMFIPIVEMPKPELASGPSRNIRLDHSPGEIKLYFLKFYGRGNKSHSRLVQIKRKFDQGDKILFIMKELTKGPSAEEKTQGVLNALPNRMEYSKEYSVENGVLKLYLGPDFEAGAGPELLKDRVDQICYSILENSDLRGIRLYINGKQVRSLGGVGLPIPEVLTKNPRKIATL, encoded by the coding sequence GTGCCCGAATCGGATAAACTTAAATCGCTTCTTTATATCCTGACGGGGGCTCTATTCGTTTTAGTATTATTGGATAAGTCCATGGGGAATAAGAATAACACCCCCGCCGGACAAGAATCCCCATCTTTTTTTTCAAGATTTAATACCATCGGAAAAACAAATCCATTATCCCCCTCTTCTTCTGAGAATAAAGGCAAACAAACCCATGAACAATTAATGGACCAGGCAGAAGATGAAATTTTGACCGAGTTAATGCAGAATGGAGAAAGTTCTTTCGATGAATCCGCTCAGGCTGACTCCAACGATCCGGAAGAAATGTTTATCCCTATCGTCGAAATGCCTAAACCGGAATTGGCATCCGGTCCTTCTCGCAATATTCGTTTGGATCATTCTCCGGGAGAGATCAAACTGTACTTTCTGAAATTTTACGGAAGAGGGAACAAAAGTCACTCTAGGCTTGTTCAGATCAAAAGGAAATTCGACCAAGGAGATAAGATCCTTTTTATTATGAAAGAACTCACCAAGGGACCCTCTGCGGAGGAAAAAACCCAAGGCGTTTTAAATGCACTTCCGAATCGAATGGAATATTCTAAAGAATATTCCGTGGAGAATGGAGTATTAAAATTGTATCTCGGTCCGGACTTTGAAGCGGGTGCCGGTCCTGAACTTCTAAAAGATCGAGTGGATCAGATCTGCTATAGCATTCTGGAAAACTCGGACCTCAGAGGGATCCGACTTTATATTAACGGAAAGCAGGTTCGTTCTTTAGGCGGTGTAGGACTTCCTATCCCGGAAGTGTTAACTAAGAATCCAAGAAAGATCGCAACTCTCTAA
- a CDS encoding GGDEF domain-containing protein — MVAHYSLCIVISLITYFLPNSRDFEDESLLFLQSSRITLIVLSLVFLWRHARKKDWVPKKLEFYKVWTSSTLLISFFPFLYLDKVHYDVYLHQASAILLSMNLLLWLTTTTAVATNLVFCLMFLGICYLGDSPIEVMKEFPILLTYLFVGTFGNVIMNYWRTMDYRDKRKLYGAVLRLKAKNLHIRMISNLDDLTDLYNRRYLIEQFDIFKKRARRHQFQMALVILDLDHLKEINDKYGHMVGDEALQTLSAVMKSRVRSTDICARIGGDEFCVLLDSVDPKSLKTLCESLRKGVESHPLSIQDTNGKPVNITVSIGAAILSYDEDFTFDDLYQSIDSGLYKSKSAGRNRVTIVEATKLNTKVDLSVSWPEEVRIYK; from the coding sequence TTGGTTGCCCACTATTCTCTCTGTATCGTAATCAGTTTAATCACTTATTTTCTGCCCAATTCGCGAGACTTCGAAGACGAATCTCTCCTTTTTCTTCAATCCAGCAGGATCACGTTAATCGTTCTTTCCCTTGTTTTTTTATGGAGACATGCCCGTAAAAAGGATTGGGTCCCTAAAAAACTGGAATTCTACAAAGTTTGGACTTCTTCTACACTTCTTATTTCATTCTTTCCTTTCTTATATTTGGATAAGGTCCACTACGATGTCTATCTACATCAGGCATCTGCGATCTTACTCAGTATGAATCTTCTTCTTTGGTTGACCACTACCACAGCGGTTGCCACAAATTTAGTATTCTGTCTGATGTTCCTAGGTATCTGCTACTTGGGAGATTCTCCTATTGAAGTAATGAAAGAATTTCCGATCCTTCTCACCTATCTTTTCGTAGGTACTTTCGGAAATGTGATCATGAATTATTGGAGAACTATGGATTACCGAGATAAAAGAAAATTATACGGTGCCGTTCTCAGGCTTAAGGCCAAAAATCTGCATATTAGAATGATCTCCAACTTGGACGATCTCACCGATCTTTATAACCGCAGGTATTTGATAGAACAATTCGATATCTTCAAGAAGAGAGCAAGACGCCATCAGTTCCAAATGGCACTTGTGATCTTGGATCTGGATCATTTAAAAGAGATCAATGATAAGTACGGACACATGGTCGGTGACGAGGCTCTGCAAACTCTTTCCGCAGTCATGAAATCCAGAGTCAGGTCCACGGATATTTGTGCGCGAATCGGTGGAGATGAGTTCTGTGTTCTTTTGGATTCGGTAGATCCTAAAAGTCTAAAAACTTTATGCGAGTCTTTGCGGAAAGGTGTGGAATCTCATCCACTTTCCATCCAAGATACGAACGGCAAGCCGGTGAATATCACCGTATCCATAGGCGCTGCCATTCTATCTTATGATGAGGATTTTACTTTCGACGATCTATACCAATCCATAGACTCGGGATTATATAAATCCAAATCCGCCGGTAGGAACCGAGTAACGATAGTAGAAGCTACGAAGCTGAATACTAAGGTTGATCTTTCTGTTTCTTGGCCGGAGGAAGTTCGTATATATAAGTAA
- a CDS encoding LIC11299 family lipoprotein has protein sequence MKKFLSSKILQLSAICGFLFFVSNCLDSQRDRIQMDTGVSVKTLGPHKYQFVAIGRASVPSVEEQDFFKMKKTSCEAAKLQVTQRLDELESDQKHRQFFLEQKEQKYFGDGEYCELTYIYELPPAKKQKDQP, from the coding sequence ATGAAAAAATTTTTGAGCTCTAAAATACTACAGTTATCCGCGATTTGTGGCTTTTTATTCTTTGTATCGAATTGTTTGGATTCACAACGAGATCGGATTCAGATGGATACGGGAGTCAGCGTAAAAACCTTAGGTCCTCATAAATACCAATTCGTGGCCATCGGAAGAGCCTCTGTTCCTTCCGTCGAAGAGCAGGACTTTTTCAAAATGAAAAAAACTTCCTGCGAGGCTGCAAAACTGCAAGTCACCCAAAGACTGGACGAGTTGGAATCGGACCAGAAGCATAGACAATTCTTCTTGGAACAAAAAGAGCAGAAATATTTCGGTGACGGAGAATACTGCGAGCTTACTTATATATACGAACTTCCTCCGGCCAAGAAACAGAAAGATCAACCTTAG
- a CDS encoding KamA family radical SAM protein, protein MEKLGKNRGVADLESPADSRKTLYSSFIWTDYKAQLQKRVKAEDLSKYFQLTESEKIGIEETIRLNVGTTPYYLFLSDPEDPNCPIRKMIVPRKEESFFSPEESLDPLHEEDLSPVKGLTHMYPDRVLLFSNHECSVYCRHCMRGRKVSDSTERMETADLELCFDYIRNHPEISDVVISGGDPLNLSDSKIDWILENLEKIPHVKICRLGTRNPVTLPMRITNDLCKIIESHNTDRLSIFCNTQFNHEKECTPEAKDAILKLLKAGVSVGNQSVILKGINDDGETMLRLHRKLLELRIRAYYMYDPELIPGSRGFRTPLAKGIQIIEYMRGKVAGMGIPQFVNDLPGGGGKVSLGPNWYLGFHKPTRNHVFRSAVRGTYHLSPEPVDSEYEEIYPEISEETWSKLLQNSYSAWKGLGPLGESGK, encoded by the coding sequence ATGGAGAAGTTAGGAAAAAACCGGGGAGTAGCGGATCTAGAGTCACCTGCTGATTCTAGAAAGACTTTGTATTCTTCTTTTATCTGGACGGATTATAAGGCTCAACTCCAAAAAAGAGTGAAGGCGGAAGACCTTTCCAAATATTTTCAATTAACCGAATCCGAAAAGATCGGGATCGAAGAAACCATCCGACTGAATGTTGGAACTACTCCTTATTATCTGTTTCTCTCCGATCCGGAAGATCCGAATTGTCCTATCCGAAAAATGATCGTCCCAAGAAAGGAAGAGTCCTTCTTCTCGCCGGAAGAATCATTAGATCCTTTGCATGAAGAGGATCTTTCTCCCGTCAAGGGACTCACTCATATGTATCCGGACAGAGTATTACTTTTTTCGAATCATGAATGTTCCGTATATTGCAGGCATTGTATGAGAGGAAGAAAAGTTTCCGATTCAACCGAAAGAATGGAAACTGCGGATCTGGAATTATGTTTTGATTATATTCGAAATCATCCGGAAATTTCGGATGTTGTGATCTCCGGAGGAGATCCTCTCAATCTTTCGGACTCCAAAATAGATTGGATCTTAGAAAATTTAGAAAAGATCCCTCATGTTAAAATTTGCAGATTGGGAACAAGAAATCCTGTCACACTTCCTATGAGGATCACAAACGATTTATGCAAGATCATAGAATCCCATAATACGGATCGTTTATCCATATTTTGTAATACCCAATTTAATCATGAGAAAGAATGCACCCCCGAAGCGAAAGATGCCATCCTCAAACTCCTAAAAGCGGGAGTGAGTGTCGGAAACCAATCTGTGATCCTAAAAGGGATCAATGATGATGGAGAAACAATGCTTAGGCTCCATCGAAAACTTTTGGAACTTAGGATCAGAGCGTATTATATGTATGATCCGGAATTGATCCCTGGTTCCCGCGGTTTCAGGACTCCTCTTGCAAAAGGGATTCAAATTATTGAATATATGCGCGGGAAAGTTGCGGGTATGGGGATTCCACAATTTGTAAACGATCTTCCCGGCGGTGGTGGAAAGGTGAGTCTCGGCCCGAATTGGTATCTTGGATTTCATAAACCTACTCGCAATCATGTGTTCCGATCTGCTGTGAGAGGGACCTACCATTTGAGTCCCGAGCCTGTGGACAGCGAATATGAGGAAATTTATCCGGAGATCAGCGAGGAAACCTGGTCGAAGTTACTACAGAATTCCTATTCCGCATGGAAAGGCCTCGGTCCTTTAGGAGAATCTGGAAAATGA